The genomic stretch GTTTTTAATGGACAAATTTGATGGCTCAGTAGAGTAAGTACCACGCAGCGCCAACAACACTAGAAATGCTACGGTGTGAACAATACTAGAGTGTGAACAGTACTAGAGTGTGAACAGTACTAGAGTGTGTTCTGATCGCAATGATGCATTTTCACAACTCCTCAGAGGAAGCAGCGACCCGTCTACAGACAGTGCGAAGGTGTTCCGTCGCACATTAGACCTGCTGCAGTGCTGGATAGGAGACTGTCAGTGGGTGGATTTCCCATCCAAGTCCCGCCTCCACGAAAGCCTCGATGTTTTCCTCACATCTAAGGTAAGAAAACACGATTGTGCCTAGGTGACCCAACCTAGCCAAAGGTAAAGAGAAACTAGAATTACCAATAGCCCTTTGAACCCGAATTATGTGTTTTATACTCGGGTGGCTCCATTTTATACTCAGGTGGCTCCTGTAGACAGTCGAGGAGAGAATCTACTTTCTATGCTTCAAAACACTCCCCAGAGAAGGTGGGACTGTGGGCTGGCATGTCTTGGTGGAAGTCCAATCAGCAGTTGGGAGGATGGCGGCGTCCAATCAGTTCGTTCCTTATGCAGGAATGATTCCACTGAAGACACTGCCAGGAAGGTCAGCACGATGGGTTTGTCCTCATTGTCCACAGTGACTTTGAATTCAATATAATGCCATGTGATAGAAATGCTTGATGTGAACAGAAGCAAGTgccataatttttttaattaattaaatattaattaaacattttaatcacattattaattaaccccctccccctacacccacacacacatatgagagGCAACCATTGTAATTACTGTAATTAGTATCAGCACTGTTCACACTAAGAAACTGTagataaattgtgtgtgtgtgtgtgtgtgtgtgtgtgtgtgtgtgtgtgtgtgtgtgtgtgtgtgtgtgtgtgtgcgtgcgtgtgtgtgtgtgtgtgtgtgcgcgcatgcgtgtgtgtgcgtgtgtgtgtgtgtgtgtgtgtgtgtgtgtgtgtgtgtgtgtgtgtgtgcgtgcgtgtgtgtgtgtgcgcgtgcgcatgcgtgtgtgtgtgtgcgcatgcgtgtgtgtgtgcgcatgcgtgtgctGACCCAACAGAGTTTCCCTTggcgtgtggcgtgtgctgtaGAGTCCCAGCTGGGTCAGCCTAAGGAGAAGGCCCATCACTCCATCAGCGCGCTGCTACCCCAGCCCTGCTACAGCGGCCCAGCTGTGCGCACTCAGCAGAGAGTGGCCTTCAGCCAGATGGAGCACGCCCCACTACACACCTCCCCACTACACACCGCCCCGCTGCACACCGCCCCGCTGCACACCGCCCAGCAGCTGACGCTGCTCCAGCAGGTTGCCCTGCCGCTGTGCCCAcctgccccacacacccctcagtgCTCTGCGTCTGCAGCCCGTTACACTCCCTTGTCATTCTCCTGCCCTGTTCTGCTTCTCTGGTCTTTATCCACCAACAACCTTTTCCCATGTGTTCTCTGTTTTATTTGCCCTTGAGTATGCACTGGCAATTGTGTTGTTGTTCATTAAATCGGCCTCTAGAGGGAGACAAATCACCTCTCTGCTTTTTCAcacaatcttttttttttcccatgtACTGAGAGAAATACACCTCTCGTGTCTCATGTGTCATCCTACTGCCCTCTGTTCTCATTCACAGTTGTTTTGTCCCCCTTTCAGGAAATCTTTCAAAATTGTCATCCTGTCCATTTCCTGAACTCAAGAGCACAGGGGGTTCGAGAGAAATCAGTGAACTTCTCCAAGTGAGTCTCCACAttctgaaatgaaaatgtaaatgtgccatatttgtcaattgtgatttttcacagcaatcgaaatttgtcctccgcatttaccaatctgtgcagttagaacacacacacacacacacacacacacactagtgattactagggggctgtggatcacacgtgcccagagcggtgggcagccctaacccCATCATgtaggggttaagtgccttgctcaagggcacctcagtcatagcctcagGCTTGGGAATCGAACCGACaactggtcacaagaccagttccctaccacaggaccatgactgccccccctCTATATTCAACATAATTATTGATTGGTATATTATGGTGATAAAAATGAATGCTTTCTCCTTTAAACAGTGAAAGTGTATTAGCCATGTGATTTTTGATCACTTTGGACTTCCTACTGTATGAGTGAGTCATTTACTGTCCCAATTTTTATGTTGGCCAGATGTGCGTTGTCTGATTCcctgccactagagggcagcactCTTTTTGTGGGTGCAGAGCCAGGACAAGACGGACCTCTGCAGCACATGATCGAATATGCAGAAAGTGTAACCAACTGGATCTCCGCTGAGATTGTCATCGCAGACTCTGTGAAGGTCATTTTTCAAATAAGCTTTAAGCCTGCATTCTTTATGGACTgcttcaaaacaaaaacaagtaaTGATACtaataattaataaattaataaatgaaatgtgaaatgtgccagtatttacacttttttttgtgTAACCCTAAAAAATAACTCCAAATTTGACGTGGGTGTGCACAGTTCTGATATGTAAATGTTCGTTTTAGATGTGAGTACTGTTTTTAGATATTTTGACAAAAATATTCTTATTGAAAAGGGTGTTTTTTCTTTACAGTCTAAGTGCAGCTCAGTGCAACGTCTGCAGCGTTTGCCTCTCCTCACAAACACCTGCTCCTTTTCCTGCTGTACAAATTGTGCTTTGTCTTCTTTTAGGTTCAGACATCTTTGCTTACCAAGTTTCTCTCGATTGCTAAGCACTGTTATGAAACAAGGAACTTTGCCACAGCCATGCAGATTCTTGGAGGCCTTGAGAACGTGATTGTCAGACAGTTACCGGTACGCCTGCGCACAAGTCTCTGTTGTTCTGAAAAGGGGGAATATCTCAACCCAGACATCCCTCCTGTTTAAATAGGCAAATAGAGTACAATTCTGAACCTGACTTTaatatttctttaaaaatatcagattGTAGAGTGAATTTACACATCACTACCGAGCCGTTTTACTGAAAGACTCCACAACAATATACAGGGTGATATTTTTATTCAGTTCTGTGAGAAAGATTTGCATTCTCAGTGACAAACATAAATGATTTTTATTGCTCCTGCTGAGCTCACCCATGTTTCCCATCCTCTGTGTCTGCACACACTGTGGTTATTGTTTGTGCTATTAGGTGACAGTCTTTGATTCTTGCACTTGCAGGCTTGGAAGCAGCTGTCAACCAAGATGTTGGAGGTTCTTGAGGAGCTCAGAGCAgttcaggtgagagagagagagagagagagagagagagagagagctgaacaCTTTCATCAGCTGCAGCAATCAAGATTATTACTTACGCTCTATAACCCTAAGAGCAGAACCACCCGGTCCGAACTGCCCCGGGGTAGTAGATCTCCAGGATTAGGCTGGCTGGTGTGCTTGTTTCAGGTGTTTCTGAAGAGTGACAGCCTGTGTCTGATGGAGGGCGGGAGAAGAGAGCAGCCCACGCTGCCGGACGCCCGCACCCTGGCCATGCATGTCCAGCAGATGGAGATAGGAGCCTTCACGCTGACCAGTGGCGCATACAAGTGGACCAAGCTGAGGTGGGTCACTGCGTTCTGACTTCCACACGGCCACAGTCAAATAACTACAGCAGCTCCCCAACTGGTGGACTGTGGTTAGTGAACGCGCTGTGTGTTGCCCTGGCACAGCGTTAGCACAGGCTGGTAGATCAGGGTAGATGCATCAGCAGTCGCCCAGGGCACCGCAGCAAAGTATAGCTTCCAAGTTTCAGTCATCAttgcagcagacacacacacacacacacacacacacacacacacacacacacagttcgaAGTATTCTCGATATTACATCTCGTAAGGCAAACAAGCCTGCTCATGCGCACGCATGCTGGCGGACATctgcagaggtcagaggtcatggagAGACGGAGCCAGCGGTAATGACACAGCTGGTGGCTGCACACCCTGCTGTGTCCAATCAGGTTGTGGGTGCGTGCATGATTGTGAGCACCACGTGCCtatggagtgtgtgtaggagtgtgtgtgtgtgtgtgtgtgtgtgtgtgtctacaacCAGATGGTGTACCAGTGGCGTCAGTGTGCTTGGGGCTATGGGTTTGTGCCAGGTACCCGAGGGACTGGGTGTTGTTGGCAGATGCCAGGGTCAGTGTGGGCACGGTGAGCAGCGGACACACAGATAGTTGTTGTACACCCGAGCTGTCTCCAGgaatctccacacacacactcacatgctcaGCGGATGGGAAGTTGAGCTAAAGTACTGAGATGCATAGTAACATCTGCTTTATTTCCACTCACTGATGGTTATTTCTTTGCTAAGCTTTGCCCTTTGTTTAATTAACATCTGCTTCACACTGCTCCATTCTCCCTCTTACCAACACTTTCCCTCTGTCCACATgcattctctttctttctgtatcTTCATTTCTCTcaatctttctctccctctctctctctctctctctctctctctcgttgcttacgcccccacccctctccgtctctcctcTGCAGGAGTATAGCGCGTGTGATAAGTCAGGTGCAGGCGTTCCAGGAGCACGTGTACACGTACTCTCCTGATCCGGAGCTGCAGGCGTACCTGCAGGCCCGCGTGACGCACCTGGGCAGGTGTGACGTGACCGCCCTTGCCGCCGACAACCACGCCAACTTCCTGCAGCCCACTGCCGAGAGGCACACGCGCCGAATCCAGGAGACCCTGCGCAGGGTGAAGGCCTCCTTCCAGTGAGGCCATGCAGCTCGGCCAGGGGCAGGAACCAGGGGCAGGAACCAGGGGCAGCTCGGCCAGGGGCAGGAACCAGGGGCAGGAACCAGGGGCAGGATCCAGGGAGGACCTGAGGACTCTTACATGCACATTGTCTCATGGGAGTTGGACAGTGGCTTATAGTAACTGGACACTGGGGGAAATGTGCTCTGGTTTTTTCGTAAGGCGCTGTGAGTTGAGTGGTGTGTGAGTAGGTTCTGGGTGTTGGATGATCTACGACTGCTTCAGCAGAACCACCTTCTTCTCACAGCTCTCCTCGCTCCTCAGTGCGAGTACGTTGGGGCCTCACGCTGGTGTTACTGTCCTAGCATGGCTTGAATCTGCGCTCCTCCCCCCCCTTCTCAATTTGTGTGATttgctttttcttttcttcaagAGAATAATGTGCATTTCAAGGTTTCTGTGCATTTTCCATTTTCTAAACAAGCAACTGAAGAGTCATCTTACACCTTAAAATTTCCCCTGTGTTAATGTAGTGAAAGGAGTTTGTAAATCACCATGACATAAATTCAGAGATCTGTAAACAGTCATGGCTTAATTGCATAAAAGGCTATCTTGGCACTTTGATTATCACTACACATGCCACATACACTGTAACAATATAGGCTATTCTCCTtgggaaaaaaatgtttattgtgCTCTAAATtactctaaaattttagaataCGTTCTTCTCACTTAGTAATACAGGGCAGTGTTATTTGCTTTGCTTGGTGTGTTGAACTATTACgtatttttctttttatgtagggattttgtttgtttgtttgtttttggccGTGGGGGGGTTGCTCCAATTCAAGTTCCCAATTTGTCACGCTGAGGCGAGGAAGTACGCGCCCCCGGAGGCGACTTTCAGGGCGACCTCTTGCGAAGGCAGATTTTCAGACGGGATCAGGGGCTTCAAAGCGCCCAAGATAAAGACTTAATTGGAAAGCGAAGCGCTCAGACCTATCAAGCTACAGATCACTGATAAAGGAAACATTTAGCATGTAGTAATCATCATTGTTGTAGCTAAACGAAACCTTTAAAGTCTGTTATCCAACGGCGGACAGATCAAGTCAGGGATTACAATCCTTTAAGAGACACATGCAGTGAAATATAAAAGACAGGATTGGCATTAAGCTCTTTCTTGTGAATGTGCGAGTGCGTTTCGTATCTCTTCATTTCTCACGAATATTTTTGTCTTAAATGCGTgtaattattaaaaataaagattGCAAATAAACTTGCCAAACGAATATGGTAGTTTTTTTTCCGTGTGCATACTTACAGCACAATTATAATCGTGCTCTGTCATTAAATACACATCATTAAAGTACTTATTCTTGAAATAATAGTGGTGCATGTTCTGCACGTTAAGGGTTTCACTATTTAATTTTTTGTCGCTGCAGGAATCGCTTGTATCGAGAAGACCATTGTTTGGCCATTACGTTTATTCTTACTGGGATTTGCATGTGAACTGCCTACCAATCAAACTTAATTGTGTTGCTACTGTAATCCCTTTGATCCGAGACGCCAAACGTTGCATCCCGAGACACTGGCGCCAGCGTCGCTCCGGGATATCCAAAACGTGTTGCTGCAAAACCATTTGAACTGTATTGTTATTGCCGTTGTTTCACGTACAAAAGGAAGGTGTGCACAGGAAAGCATAAACACACCACTGGCTTTCATACTTAAACGTTATATGCTGCGTTAAACtagtaaatatatatgtatagaagaaaaatgttttataaaatgtatatataatatgtaaaaTATGTTACAGATTATTATTTTGCAAACATAATGCGCTATACCATCTAGGCCTGTAGTTATCAGTGCTATCAGCCGTAGATAGCCTCTGACTATGGAATGTTTGATACAGGCCGAAGGGCCTCGCCCGGCCGTTGGTGTCCTGACAGTTTTGTTTAAAGAATACGCAGACTGCTGCTCGTCCCTGAGAGGTTCTCACAGACCTGGTGGCGCCAGGCTTTCACACAATGACAGGATATGTAAAGACTTCAATAACGACCCATTAGCCCTAATGATTGAGAATCGATCAGGCGctaacacacgcatgcatatgCTAATGCAGGACGAGGCGTGCTTATATATCGAAAGTCCTTCCCGAAGGCTTGTCATAACACTCTCGTCACTCGCTTGGATACACTTCGACAACCTCGAAACACCACAACTGAAACATGGTCAAAAACTTTTCCGTGGACTGGCTTGCTCAGAGCTATCACGACTCCGGAATTAAACAAGGACCTCTGGACACTACTCAAGCGCTGGCCAGACCTCACGTGCCTTGCTCGGTGCAACCGCGACCTCCGACTTCTTACAACAAGGTTTACCCACAGCGCGTGACAAAATCCATTCGGAGTGAACAGCACACTTCCACCGAAGAGGCAAAGGAGGACACTGCCTTGTTTACCTCCTTAAGTCCAAGAATCTGCTCATCTCCAAACGGTATGCTTTCAAAATGCGTTGCTTATACACCATGTTCTCAGTTATTTTCATGTTATTGTAAACTGAATTTGACCTGCAGTAGATAAtcaagtttcattttgatttgtCTTCAGAGAACAGCGGTTATTCCTCGGGCTACGAGAGTGAGGCCACCGGTTCCGAATGTCCCTCAATTGAAGATGACAGTGATGGACCGAGAGAGCACGGCATACAGCGTAGAACCAGAACCAAATTTACACCGGAGCAAATTGACAAACTAGAGAAAATCTTCAGCAAACACAAATACCTGGATGCAGGCGAGCGGGTCAAAACCGCCCAGAAACTGAATCTCTCTGAAACTCAGGTGAGTCGCTGACTTTGCACTCTGTATTATAAAGTTGCTTTTAAAGACCATCCTATTTTACAGACCATCTAATAAACATGTTCTTTAATACAGGTCAGGACTTGGTTTCAGAACCGAAGAATGAAGCTGAAACGAGAGGTCCAAGAAATGAGAACCGACTACCTAGTCCCTGGTTTACCCGCTATGATATTGCCCCCTGTTTCGGCGGTTCAGTACCACTGCTTCAGAAGACAGCGTCCTTCCATGCCTCCAGTTCCTGAGGTGCACGTGTTTCCGCCGGGTCCCCTGCAACAGAGCGTTCCTCATCACATGATTTCTCCACCCAACCATCTTATGTTTACTATGCAATATTACTATTAACGTGAAAAGGTACTTTTATCATGAAAATACTGTGTAGAATGTGTAGATACTTACAAGTTATTTTTATGTGcaatatatgtaaaatattttgTATATAAAAGAAATGTTATGAaaataaatttattttttaatgagaaaataaatatttttgcttTCATATTGTTGATTTTTGTGTCATGGCAATGATTAGAAACATGCTGTTATAgcaataaaatgaaaaaaacatttgatacaTTGCTGATGTTTCTCAACCTGGCGCTGTCCCAGGTGTAAATATTTAGATCAGTCAACAAGCCATTTGGAGAGTGGGGTCAGAAACCTGGGAAATTAGACCTACTGTAAGCCTAACTATGATAGGTCCAGTGTTACACCGAATTCTGTAGACCGTACATTAACTTGGAATTAAACTGTTTACCCATACACTACCATACAGTATTTTACAGTATTTAAGACTGTAGGAAAACAAACAGTAATCAGAACATGAGACCCCACTGTACCTTCATGATAAATTAGCTAAAGACTGATCAAAATGCTTTTAAGTGTTATTATCCTCTCACATTCATTTGCACAAAGTTATTTATAACTAGGATCAGCAGAGAGCCAGCAACACACACCGTAAGAAAGAACAACACCTACGATATTTTAATTGGTGTTTTAACTCATTATGTTACAGTAGGGTGTGATATCCTGATGACAGTCGTTAGAAACGCTGACCTGCTGCTGGATCTGCACTCACAGCATTCGGTGGTCACAGATTTCGGTGTAACACCAGAGTTAACGCATCCTAACACAATCGTTAATATAACGAGTATAACaatgaactctctctctctctccacggcAGTCTTTCTTTAAACGCATTCAAAGCATAAACGTTAAGGATTGTTGTAAGGTAGGGTGCAAACTTTAAATTATAAGTTAAATTTaattgctttgtgtgtgtgtgcgtgtgcgcgtgcgtgtgtgtgtgtgtgtgtgtgtgtgtgtgtgtgtgtgtgtgtgtgtgtgtgtgtgtgtggtatcttAGATCAGTTTACAACCTTCAAACCTGATTTGTCAGAGTATTCAACTGATATTCAACTGATATATAATGATATAGATGAGAATAGTTGCTGGGTGTGTTTAAATCATTGTGCCATTACGACTGTGAAACACTAAAAACTACCGGGAAGTCCCGGAGACGCGGTTACAAATCTGCCCGCTCGGCCGAGGCCCAAGACCCAAGACCCAAGGCTGATCCCACACTGCGCTTTCGTATGCATGTCAACTAATTCTGTTTGTCTCTGCAGCGGCACTTCAAACGTGAGCTAACGAGTAGATCATGGCCTACAATTAGTACTAATCAAGTCTGTCATTGATGAATTTACACTGTCTCCTAAAACTGGCTCCACGGAGTCTGGAGTTTGTGTACTATTCAGAGACTAGGATTCCCTAGAAGGTAGATGATATTTAATCGTACGCTAATTATCTGATGCATTTAAATGGATTGTGTTCAGTAAAGCTGATAGATTAAAAACAACCCATGGAACAGGCCTCTTTACATAATTCAGTCACTAAAGTTTCAAAACTTCTGTGTCTGTCATTATTTTATCCACACGTTGCTGAAAAAGCTGAAAATCAACTTTGATTTCTTAAACAATTTGTTGAAAAAGAATTTCACAAGTTAAGTTACAGCAACTCAAATGACAAAATCATTTTATCTTGTTCTAGAATATCTGTCTCAAAATTTCGGTCTGTTTTAATGGAATAAGTCTTCTCCTAATGTACTCTGTATGAAGTAAATCAAGACCAACATTCAAAGGTTTCCACATTTCCGAGAGAGTAATTAAAATGTCTCGGGAGTAGTCGTGAGGTTGTGAGGCGCCAAAGACTGATTCAGATTGTACCGTTAACAGACTTCAAACGGAATTCTCTCGCCTTTGGCTTGGTTTGGTGTGTGCTTGCTCACCACTAGGCTATAGAGCCTGCCGGTAGACAAAGACAATAAAACTACAATATATTCACCAGTCGACTTACGTTTGGTATTCTGGCTTTAGCAAGTGAAATCACTTCTATGAATGAGCTCCATTTGTTGGATTTAGATGTACAGGCGCAATAAACGCTGTTAGTTCAGCTCTGTCCATCTATTGGCCACGTAAGCTGAATAAAGGTACGACTCGAGCGTAATGCTTGCGAACAATCAAGATAGAGAAAATCGTTACGTATTTCTACGTAGTGGCAATACTAGAGCTAAATCGACAGCTAAGTTATCTGAATAACTGGAAAATCCTTCTGTTGAGTTGTTCATAGTTTGAGGTGATTATATCAATCTGCTTTCAACTTTATTGACTATTTGCTGTTGTAAATGCCCAGTTTCTCGGATCACATGAGCCAATAGTCGATAAGCAGTTCAGTGCTCAGACAGCGCGGCGCCTGGATATTACAAGTATACTCAGCGCGTGAAAAAAGCAATTGCGACATCTATTAACTTCCATTACAGCGCCAATGAAATACTTATCGCTCCGTCGAGATCCTTTTACCTATGCAAAGTAAATACGGGTTTAGCACCTCCTACATATAGCCTGGTCCTTAGAAGGGTACTGGTGCTGATCGGCTCAATTTACACCACTGTCTACTAAGATTCATTATGGCCAAGAACTTCTCTGTGGCGTGGCTGTCACAGAGTTCTCATAGACCCGCACCGCGGCAGGAACACGGCCTTAGTTTTGAGAACGTCCAGTCACATACGCCGTGCGCAGTGGCTGCACGAGCTCTGGTGTCGGATGAAGACCCCTCAGGGGTAACAATCAGGGCTGACCCCCTTCCTGACGACGTGACGGACAGTGTCAAAGACGAGACCAAGGCCCCATCCTCTCCTACCAGTAAGTAAAATGTTAATGAGTTAATACTCATTCCATGTCTCATTTCAGACATTTATACCTCTTTTCATAGTACCTCTTTTAACGTTTAAGATAGCTACGGTTACTCATCTGGCTCCGACAGCGAAGTCTGTGATGACGGCGAGCAAGAATCCGGACCGAATCGACGAGTCAGAACCAAATTCACTTCTTACCAGATCTCAAGACTGGAGAAAACCTTCAGCAAACACAAATATCTAGGCGCATCACAAAGAAGAAAAATATCAGAAAAATTAGATCTATCCGAAACGCAGGTATACGGGACGTTTGAATATATTCGACTCTAGCTTAATTGCTCTTCACACAGTTTACTGTTTactttctgttttaatgtgcttTTCTTTAGGTGAAAACATGGTTTCAAAACAGAAGAATGAAGTTAAAACGTGAAGTGCAAGACACGCGGACAGAATATTTCGCCACGTCTATGCTGTCGCCTATAGTGTTCCCGTCACCGCTGTCATTTCAGAACCATGGTCTCGCTGGACAGCGCCTCTCACTCCCGCCTGGCGTATACTCGCTCTATCCACAG from Brachyhypopomus gauderio isolate BG-103 chromosome 15, BGAUD_0.2, whole genome shotgun sequence encodes the following:
- the LOC143477011 gene encoding homeobox protein vent1-like: MVKNFSVDWLAQSYHDSGIKQGPLDTTQALARPHVPCSVQPRPPTSYNKVYPQRVTKSIRSEQHTSTEEAKEDTALFTSLSPRICSSPNENSGYSSGYESEATGSECPSIEDDSDGPREHGIQRRTRTKFTPEQIDKLEKIFSKHKYLDAGERVKTAQKLNLSETQVRTWFQNRRMKLKREVQEMRTDYLVPGLPAMILPPVSAVQYHCFRRQRPSMPPVPEVHVFPPGPLQQSVPHHMISPPNHLMFTMQYYY